From Woronichinia naegeliana WA131, the proteins below share one genomic window:
- a CDS encoding IS1634 family transposase, which translates to MSDEQMLVHYKQPQGVERGFRFLKDPLFFASSVFLKTPERIMALTFIMPLCLLVYSLGQRKLRQALAEQEETVPNQLGKPTQPPTLRLIFQTLRGIHWVVLDNCPQIINLTLERERLLGFFEATTCQYYLLS; encoded by the coding sequence TTGAGCGATGAGCAAATGCTTGTCCACTACAAGCAACCGCAAGGGGTTGAGCGGGGTTTTCGCTTTCTTAAAGACCCTCTGTTTTTTGCTTCGAGTGTTTTCCTCAAAACCCCTGAGAGGATTATGGCATTGACTTTCATTATGCCGTTGTGTTTGTTGGTGTACAGCTTGGGGCAACGTAAACTGAGACAGGCTCTGGCAGAGCAGGAGGAGACTGTGCCTAATCAGTTGGGAAAGCCGACTCAACCTCCGACTCTGCGTTTGATTTTTCAGACTTTGAGGGGGATTCATTGGGTTGTACTGGATAATTGTCCCCAAATTATCAATCTCACGCTTGAGCGAGAGAGGCTTTTAGGCTTTTTTGAGGCTACTACTTGTCAGTATTATCTTTTGTCATAG
- a CDS encoding ISAs1 family transposase, translated as MKHFQCLKEPRTGRRQDHNLTAIVTIGILAVLSGADGFVAIEAYGKAKREWLEMFLELPKGIPSHDTFGRVFGMLETEELEKSFLSWISSLTEKMDIELIQIDGKTKRGSYDREKGLNALHSISAWSSERGLMLAQKKVDSKSNEIKAVPLLLKLLNIKGAVVTLDAMGTQTEIAKQIKQGEGDYVLALKGNQGKLNKQVRDWFKQAVAQNWQGIEYSYHEKTEKGHYRLETRQVWTVSINQLSALHRQNQ; from the coding sequence CTGAAACATTTTCAGTGCCTAAAAGAACCGAGAACAGGGAGAAGGCAAGACCATAACTTAACAGCAATTGTCACCATAGGAATATTGGCAGTATTGTCAGGGGCAGATGGCTTCGTAGCAATTGAAGCCTATGGCAAAGCCAAACGAGAATGGCTAGAAATGTTTCTAGAGTTACCAAAGGGAATTCCCTCTCACGATACCTTTGGAAGAGTATTTGGAATGTTGGAAACAGAAGAACTAGAAAAAAGTTTTCTGAGCTGGATAAGCAGTCTAACGGAGAAAATGGACATAGAGCTGATACAGATAGATGGAAAAACGAAAAGAGGTTCTTATGATAGGGAAAAAGGACTAAATGCGTTACACAGCATAAGTGCGTGGAGTAGTGAGCGGGGACTGATGTTAGCGCAAAAGAAAGTAGATAGTAAATCTAATGAAATAAAAGCAGTCCCCTTGTTACTGAAGTTACTTAACATCAAGGGGGCAGTAGTAACCCTAGATGCAATGGGAACGCAGACAGAAATCGCAAAACAAATAAAGCAAGGTGAAGGTGACTATGTATTGGCTCTCAAAGGAAATCAGGGCAAACTTAATAAACAAGTTAGGGATTGGTTTAAACAAGCGGTCGCTCAGAACTGGCAAGGAATTGAATACAGTTATCATGAGAAGACAGAAAAAGGACATTACCGTTTAGAAACTCGTCAAGTCTGGACAGTGTCAATCAATCAGCTTTCCGCATTGCATCGCCAAAATCAGTAG
- a CDS encoding BrnT family toxin has translation MTNYSQANKDKHGIDFIEAQALWLDSQKVKIPAQTKNEPRFVVIGKMAGKHWSAVITYREADIRIISVRRSRPEEVKIYES, from the coding sequence GTGACTAATTACAGCCAAGCTAACAAAGATAAGCATGGCATAGATTTTATTGAAGCCCAAGCTTTATGGTTAGATTCCCAAAAAGTTAAAATTCCAGCCCAAACAAAGAACGAACCACGATTTGTTGTAATTGGTAAAATGGCCGGTAAGCATTGGTCAGCCGTGATTACCTATCGTGAAGCTGACATCCGTATTATTTCAGTCCGACGCTCCAGACCTGAAGAGGTAAAAATCTATGAAAGCTGA
- a CDS encoding BrnA antitoxin family protein, translating to MKAEEFDRKFDDGESIIEYLDLTRIKRSNLEEQTIVIEYPSWMIEALDQESQRLNLPLQVIVKGWIEEKLASSVQTTH from the coding sequence ATGAAAGCTGAAGAATTTGATCGCAAATTCGATGATGGAGAAAGTATCATCGAGTATTTAGATTTAACTCGAATTAAACGTTCTAATTTGGAGGAACAGACCATTGTAATTGAGTATCCTTCTTGGATGATAGAGGCTCTTGATCAAGAAAGTCAGCGTCTTAATTTACCGTTACAAGTTATTGTCAAGGGCTGGATTGAGGAAAAGTTGGCTAGTTCTGTTCAAACTACTCATTAA
- a CDS encoding type II toxin-antitoxin system PemK/MazF family toxin — protein sequence MTIERGEIWLANLDPTQGSEQAGTRPIIIFQDSTLSKFTTTIITIPLTTNLRRSALPTCLIISKGQGGLNQDSVALCHQIRVLNKTRLIKKLGKLELEVIANLENIVLFTLGYKI from the coding sequence ATGACAATAGAAAGGGGAGAAATTTGGTTAGCTAACCTTGATCCGACTCAGGGATCAGAACAGGCAGGAACTCGACCCATTATTATTTTTCAAGACAGCACACTATCTAAATTTACAACGACAATTATCACCATTCCTTTAACAACTAATTTGCGAAGATCAGCTTTACCAACCTGTTTAATAATTTCCAAAGGTCAAGGTGGCTTAAATCAAGACTCTGTTGCACTTTGTCATCAAATTCGTGTCCTTAATAAAACTCGATTAATCAAAAAATTAGGCAAATTAGAATTAGAGGTAATTGCAAATTTGGAGAATATTGTCTTGTTTACTTTAGGTTATAAAATTTAG
- a CDS encoding TIGR03279 family radical SAM protein has protein sequence MSESTIRPAKIHSVRPESLAAEVGFEPGDAIVAINGTQPRDLIDYQFLCADEYLELEVLDRQGRKHYLDIEKDYDEDLGLGFETALFDGLIQCNNHCPFCFIDQQPPGKRESLYFKDDDYRLSFLYGSYLTLTNLGQKEWNRIEQMRLSPLYVSVHATDPDLRSQLLKNPRAGQLLEQLLWFKERRLQIHAQVVVCPGINDGQQLEKTLLDLAKFHSGDLPTVISVAVVPVGLTRFRPTEDLLMPVSPEKAIEVIQQVKALQQQFQQRFNSHFAWLADEWFLIAQVELPSESDYEDYPQIGNGVGSIRQFCKAFMNLADRVLPAQVKPERHLTWVVGNAVERAFAPLVQKLNGVAGLQVTLAALNSDYWGQAITVTGLLTGQDLIDKLSDRDLGQAILLPALMLKHDDTRFLDDLTVETVAQTLNVPIFPVQEVKDLLNYCVREDWSEERKKAFLRN, from the coding sequence ATGAGTGAATCTACTATTCGTCCGGCTAAAATCCATTCTGTTCGACCAGAATCCCTGGCGGCGGAGGTAGGCTTTGAACCTGGGGATGCGATCGTGGCGATTAATGGGACTCAACCCCGCGATCTGATTGACTATCAATTTCTCTGTGCCGATGAATATTTAGAATTGGAAGTGCTAGATCGTCAGGGGAGAAAGCATTATCTTGATATTGAAAAAGACTACGATGAAGATCTGGGTCTGGGTTTTGAAACGGCTCTCTTTGATGGCTTAATTCAGTGTAATAACCACTGTCCTTTTTGCTTTATTGATCAACAGCCACCGGGGAAAAGGGAAAGTCTCTATTTTAAAGATGATGATTATCGCCTCAGTTTTCTTTATGGGAGTTATTTAACCCTTACCAATTTAGGGCAAAAGGAATGGAATCGCATCGAACAAATGCGTCTTTCTCCTCTCTACGTTTCCGTCCATGCCACTGATCCAGATCTGCGATCGCAGTTACTCAAAAATCCCCGTGCCGGTCAACTATTAGAACAATTGTTGTGGTTTAAGGAGAGACGTTTACAAATTCATGCCCAGGTGGTGGTTTGTCCTGGTATCAATGATGGTCAACAGTTAGAAAAAACCTTATTAGATTTAGCCAAATTTCATTCAGGTGATCTGCCGACGGTAATTTCTGTGGCGGTGGTTCCTGTGGGATTAACCCGTTTTCGTCCCACGGAAGATCTATTAATGCCGGTTAGCCCAGAAAAAGCGATCGAAGTGATTCAACAGGTTAAAGCTTTACAGCAGCAATTCCAACAACGATTTAACAGTCACTTTGCCTGGCTGGCCGATGAATGGTTTCTCATTGCTCAAGTTGAATTACCCTCAGAATCTGATTATGAAGATTATCCTCAAATTGGCAATGGCGTTGGCTCAATCCGTCAATTTTGCAAAGCTTTTATGAATCTGGCTGATCGTGTTTTACCGGCACAAGTTAAGCCTGAACGTCATTTGACCTGGGTAGTGGGCAATGCAGTCGAAAGAGCTTTTGCACCTTTAGTTCAAAAACTGAATGGGGTAGCTGGTTTACAGGTTACTTTAGCTGCTTTAAATAGTGATTATTGGGGTCAAGCAATAACTGTTACTGGCTTGTTAACTGGTCAGGATTTAATTGATAAATTATCAGATCGGGATCTAGGTCAGGCCATTCTTCTGCCAGCTTTAATGCTGAAACATGATGATACACGTTTTTTAGATGATCTCACGGTTGAAACGGTGGCTCAAACCTTAAATGTACCGATTTTTCCTGTGCAAGAGGTCAAGGATTTGCTCAATTATTGTGTCAGGGAAGATTGGTCTGAGGAGAGGAAAAAAGCATTTCTCAGAAATTGA
- the psbZ gene encoding photosystem II reaction center protein PsbZ, producing the protein MSIIFQLALIALVLFSFVMVVGVPVAYASPQNWSQSKPLLYLGSGIWAILVVLVAILNFFVI; encoded by the coding sequence ATGTCCATTATCTTTCAACTTGCTTTAATTGCCCTCGTGCTATTTTCCTTTGTGATGGTGGTGGGTGTTCCCGTCGCCTATGCGTCTCCCCAAAACTGGTCTCAATCCAAGCCTTTACTGTACTTGGGGTCAGGTATCTGGGCCATTCTGGTAGTCTTGGTGGCTATTTTGAATTTCTTTGTTATTTAG
- the ribH gene encoding 6,7-dimethyl-8-ribityllumazine synthase, giving the protein MTVFEGSFAQSDYPYKFAIIIARFNDLVTDKLLSACQDCLKRHGVDTETTGEQVDYVWVPGSFEVPLVARQLALTERYDAIICLGAVIRGQTAHFDFVAGEAAKGIAAIAMQTGVPIIFGILTTDTMQQALERAGIKSNHGWHYALNALEMASLMRQLRPSLAPKS; this is encoded by the coding sequence ATGACAGTCTTTGAGGGATCTTTTGCCCAGAGCGATTACCCCTATAAATTTGCGATTATCATTGCCCGCTTTAATGACCTCGTGACCGATAAATTACTGTCCGCCTGCCAGGACTGTCTCAAACGTCATGGTGTGGACACGGAAACAACGGGTGAGCAGGTCGATTATGTTTGGGTTCCGGGCAGCTTTGAAGTGCCGTTGGTGGCTCGTCAATTGGCTTTGACTGAACGCTATGATGCGATTATCTGTCTAGGGGCCGTGATTCGGGGCCAAACAGCCCATTTTGATTTTGTGGCGGGGGAAGCGGCTAAGGGGATTGCGGCGATCGCGATGCAGACAGGCGTGCCAATTATTTTCGGAATTTTAACAACGGACACGATGCAGCAGGCTTTAGAACGGGCCGGTATTAAGAGTAATCATGGTTGGCACTATGCCCTGAACGCCTTGGAAATGGCCAGTTTAATGCGGCAATTGCGTCCTTCCCTAGCTCCTAAGTCGTGA
- a CDS encoding DUF4276 family protein — protein sequence MSNIRIALIAEDNTDCEAVRIIVHRVLGEKTQTKQWASNGCHHLRRKLSAKMVALSNEGCNAFIIVHDLDRNPADGSLNDETKLRTNLEKCITKFDKVEKHICIPIEELEAWFWSDSNVIKSVGGQKVKAHPNPQLIAKPKEKLIELSKGENRKPRYSTNGNVKLAEILDLDRCSRSCSSFKKLREFLDSLR from the coding sequence ATGAGTAATATCCGAATTGCCTTGATTGCTGAAGACAATACGGACTGTGAGGCAGTTCGTATTATCGTTCATCGTGTATTAGGAGAAAAAACGCAAACTAAACAATGGGCTTCCAATGGTTGTCATCATTTGAGGCGCAAATTGTCCGCCAAAATGGTAGCTTTATCAAATGAAGGATGTAATGCTTTTATTATCGTCCACGATTTAGACCGTAATCCTGCCGATGGTTCTCTCAACGACGAAACTAAATTACGAACAAATCTCGAAAAGTGTATTACGAAGTTTGACAAAGTTGAAAAACATATTTGTATTCCCATCGAAGAATTAGAAGCTTGGTTTTGGTCTGATTCTAATGTTATTAAAAGTGTCGGAGGTCAAAAAGTAAAAGCTCATCCTAATCCTCAGTTAATTGCTAAACCAAAAGAAAAATTAATTGAGTTATCCAAAGGAGAAAATCGTAAACCTCGTTATAGTACTAATGGCAACGTTAAATTAGCCGAAATACTGGATTTGGATCGTTGTTCTCGAAGCTGCTCCTCTTTCAAGAAGTTAAGAGAGTTTCTTGACTCCTTAAGGTAA
- a CDS encoding ATP-binding protein produces the protein MSDLPRLLSFTLDGWPVLGGPVTITLNDGVAVLVGRNGAGKSAILEGFRAIAYRAVGRNKAYDPHSFYLLKRNIDDSIPDNIPKILKLEVLTPTNRRIEYKYEFFEKPTADEDDSIYFLEEHRYLFHEYCQYLDEKREFIWKIQDSNIEKIKGSNQSRFNDFAVFFRRQTSLLDFLSSQSGMPDEVKWIYDILTEILFCGEYALFLRRSQRLPCTLIRPNRGGGRFPEELPDLLAREILTLMENDKQEELERVCQRLGLGNSITKKERPLENEMSYIEILFDGVNIGLLSEGTLRILSIILDLINLKPITTLLIEEPETQIHPGMLEKLLNEIESYTHGQNLILSTHSPQVVSWTQPDKINLVYRKNGQTFVRKLATNEIENVVEYLNEEGDLGDWIYSGILDE, from the coding sequence ATGTCTGACTTACCCCGTCTTTTATCCTTTACGCTGGATGGTTGGCCTGTTTTAGGTGGGCCAGTAACAATTACATTGAACGATGGCGTTGCGGTTTTAGTGGGTCGTAATGGAGCGGGAAAATCAGCTATTCTTGAAGGATTTAGGGCTATTGCATACAGGGCAGTAGGTAGAAATAAAGCTTACGATCCTCACAGTTTTTATCTCCTTAAACGTAATATTGATGATAGTATTCCAGATAATATTCCTAAAATATTAAAGCTCGAAGTCTTGACTCCAACTAATCGCAGAATTGAATATAAATACGAATTTTTTGAAAAACCTACTGCCGATGAGGATGATTCAATCTATTTTTTAGAGGAGCATCGGTATTTATTTCATGAATATTGTCAGTATCTCGACGAGAAAAGAGAGTTTATCTGGAAAATTCAAGATAGTAATATAGAGAAAATTAAAGGTTCAAATCAGTCACGATTTAATGATTTTGCAGTTTTTTTTCGCAGACAGACGAGTTTACTTGATTTTTTGTCTTCACAATCAGGAATGCCTGATGAAGTTAAATGGATATACGACATTCTGACCGAGATTCTTTTTTGCGGTGAGTATGCTTTGTTTCTGCGTCGATCTCAACGTTTACCCTGTACTTTAATTCGTCCAAATCGGGGAGGAGGTCGCTTTCCAGAAGAATTGCCCGATTTACTTGCCAGGGAGATACTAACACTCATGGAAAATGATAAACAAGAAGAGCTTGAAAGAGTTTGTCAAAGGCTAGGTCTTGGTAATAGCATAACAAAAAAAGAAAGACCGCTAGAAAATGAGATGTCTTACATTGAGATACTTTTTGATGGAGTCAATATTGGCTTGCTTTCTGAGGGAACACTAAGAATTTTATCCATTATTTTAGACCTTATTAATTTAAAACCAATAACAACTCTTCTGATTGAGGAACCTGAAACTCAAATTCATCCAGGAATGTTAGAGAAGTTACTGAATGAGATTGAATCCTATACCCATGGACAAAATTTAATTTTATCTACCCATTCTCCCCAGGTCGTTTCCTGGACTCAACCCGACAAAATCAATTTAGTTTACCGTAAAAATGGACAAACTTTTGTAAGAAAACTTGCTACAAATGAAATTGAAAATGTCGTTGAATATCTCAATGAAGAAGGCGATTTAGGCGACTGGATTTATAGTGGTATTCTTGATGAGTAA
- a CDS encoding ISKra4 family transposase (programmed frameshift): protein MLSENEKRIQELCQELGECLYQQSQVKTFNNLGEIEETVRDLMIQYVNPEIGNFFVKTSTEETTGRIRTVKSILGELPITEKQAKKLELKPRTQMSPMLEKNCLLLSGDESYEKAAKKIQSLTGIAVSHSTQQRLVHRYHFEELPSNTEVEEISIDGGKVRLRTPKGEPLIWRDYKGVSFHQLGVAAFFQDNSALLDLVNSQILAKPLICLGDGHDGIWNLFREIGQKHERIEILDWYHLIENLYKVGGSFQRIEEVKSFLWTGEVDAAISCFEEWSEPQAENFIIYLNKHKHRIVNYGYLQAEGISIGSGSVESQVKQIGHRLKITGASWNSDNVPQVLRHRCSYLNDYLF, encoded by the exons GTGTTATCAGAAAATGAAAAAAGGATTCAAGAGTTATGTCAAGAGTTGGGAGAATGTCTCTATCAACAATCTCAAGTTAAAACATTTAATAATTTGGGCGAAATAGAGGAGACTGTCAGAGACTTAATGATTCAGTATGTCAACCCAGAAATAGGTA ATTTTTTTGTCAAAACAAGTACCGAGGAAACCACAGGTCGGATACGAACAGTAAAAAGTATTTTGGGGGAATTGCCCATTACAGAAAAACAAGCGAAGAAATTAGAACTAAAGCCTCGAACTCAGATGAGTCCAATGTTAGAGAAGAACTGTTTGCTACTGAGTGGCGATGAGTCTTATGAAAAAGCAGCTAAGAAAATCCAATCATTGACGGGAATTGCTGTTTCTCACAGTACGCAACAACGCCTTGTACATCGCTATCATTTTGAAGAATTACCCTCTAACACAGAAGTCGAAGAAATTAGCATAGATGGTGGGAAGGTACGACTCAGAACTCCCAAGGGAGAACCCTTAATTTGGCGTGATTATAAAGGAGTCAGTTTTCATCAATTGGGGGTAGCTGCCTTTTTTCAAGATAACTCGGCTTTATTAGATTTGGTTAATTCTCAAATTTTGGCTAAGCCTTTAATTTGTTTGGGAGATGGACATGATGGTATCTGGAACTTATTTCGTGAGATAGGACAGAAACATGAGCGAATTGAAATTTTGGACTGGTATCACTTAATTGAAAACCTCTATAAAGTTGGGGGGTCATTCCAGCGAATTGAGGAGGTCAAGTCTTTTCTTTGGACGGGTGAAGTGGATGCCGCTATCTCCTGTTTTGAGGAATGGTCAGAGCCTCAAGCTGAGAATTTTATCATTTATTTAAACAAGCATAAACATCGGATTGTCAATTATGGTTATTTGCAGGCAGAGGGCATTTCTATTGGCTCTGGCTCTGTCGAATCTCAAGTTAAACAAATTGGTCATCGTCTTAAAATTACTGGTGCGAGTTGGAATTCTGACAATGTACCACAAGTCCTTCGTCATCGCTGTTCCTATTTAAATGATTACCTTTTTTGA